The proteins below come from a single Aegilops tauschii subsp. strangulata cultivar AL8/78 chromosome 6, Aet v6.0, whole genome shotgun sequence genomic window:
- the LOC141025772 gene encoding uncharacterized protein: MPSWNDGDTSSEDECDITSMDMALWETPDTTVEPLFCGQLELSEPTCMMHHMRPIKCVAFEGTLTGRRFYGCPVQQSEGVNCGVTEWVDKPSHPILQNCLSRLWDMYHEQNCGRVVEKQKYEKHLAKLKTENDKLCIEYTKLVQDVSKMFHWQDGRVGHMDNQKAVEEEQF, from the exons ATGCCTTCCTGGAATGACGGGGATACGAGCTCAGAGGATGAGTGCGACATCACAAGCATGGATATGGCTCTTTGG GAGACCCCTGACACCACCGTGGAGCCTCTTTTCTGTGGCCAGCTGGAGCTTTCTGAACCCACCTGCATGATGCACCACATGAGGCCAATTAAGTGTGTGGCATTTGAAGGAACCTTAACTGGAAGGCGTTTCTATGGTTGTCCAGTGCAGCAG AGTGAAGGTGTTAACTGTGGTGTTACTGAGTGGGTTGACAAGCCCTCGCATCCAATTCTTCAGAATTGCTTGTCCAGGCTGTGGGACATGTACCATGAACAGAATTGTGGCAGGGTAGTTGAAAAGCAGAAGTATGAGAAGCATTTGGCCAAGCTTAAGACTGAAAATGACAAGTTGTGCATTGAGTACACAAAGCTTGTCCAAGATGTATCCAAGATGTTTCATTGGCAGGATGGTAGGGTAGGCCACATGGATAACCAGAAGGCAGTTGAGGAGGAACAATtttga